In the genome of Burkholderia sp. PAMC 26561, the window CGACCTTCAACGGTTCGGGCAAGGCTGGCGACATCATCAAGCTGTACGACAACGGCACGACCCTGATCGGCTCCGGCACGGTTGACAAGGACGGCAATTGGTCGATCAAGCCGACGAACGCGCTGTCGGACGATCCGCACTCGATCACGGCAACGGACACGAACCCAGCCGGCACGCAAAGCCCGCCGTCTGATCCGCTCAATTTCACGGTGGACACCAGCAAGCCGGCCACGCCCGGAATTTCCAGCATCACGGACAATGTGGGTCCTGTCACAGGCGCGATTCCGTCCGGCGGCACGACCGACGATTCGCAACCGACCTTCAGTGGCACGGGCAAGGCGGGCGACCTCATCACGATCCTGGACAACGGATCGTCGATTGGTTCGGTGACGGTAGACGACAACGGCACGTGGTCATTCAAGCCGAACAAGGACTTGCCGGCGGACAACAGCATTACCGTGATCGACACGAACAAGGCCGGTACGTCGAGCGATCCTTCGGCTCCATTCCCGTTCACGGTGGACACAAGCCCCGCTACGACTCCGGCCATCATTAGCGCCACCGACGCAGTGGGTCCGGTCAAGGGAACGGTCCCTGATAACGGCGTGACCGATGACGCACTACCGTTCTTCAACGGCACGGGCAAGGCGGGTGACACCGTCAAGCTGTGGGAAGGTACGACGCTGCTCGGCTCGGGCACTGTCGATACAAACGGCAACTGGTCCATCAAGCCAATGAGTGCATTGTCGAACGCCACGCATACGATTACGGCGACCGAAACGAACCCGGCTGGCAACACCGGAAACATATCGGATCCGTTCCATGTGACGGTCCTCACCGGCAATCCCGCAACGCCTGCAGCGCCGACCGTCACGGACAACGGCGCGAATGTGCCGGATGGCGGTACGATGCCCGACGGTCATCCGACCATCAGCGGCAACGGCACGAATGGTGACGTTATCCATATTCTGGATAACGGCAACGAGATTGGCAGCGTGACGGTCAATCCGAACGGCACCTGGTCGTACAGCCCAGGCGCGGACTACCTGACCCCGACTGTTCCGCATGCCATCACGGTGAAGGAAACGAACCTGGCGGGTATGCGAACACGTTGAAGCTCTCGTTGACGGACGTGCTGAATCTGGGCGAAACCGACCTGTTCCAGAAGGACGGCAAGAAGCAGATGATGGTGAACGGCTCGGACGGCGACAAGGTGGATCTGTCGAACTCGCACATTGCCGGTTTGGCGGAAGGCGAGTGGGAGCAGCATGGCACTACGCAGGTGGGCGGCGTGACGTACAACGTGTACGAGCACTCGGGTGCGCATACCGAGTTGCTGGTTCAGCAAGGCGTGCAGATCGTCGTGCATTGAAGCTGAACGCCGGCTCAGGCTTGGGGTAGCTGAGCCGGTGAAATCAAAGGGTGTAATACGAGCCGTTCCAGGTCATTTTGGAACGGCTTTTTGCCGTGTGCGTGGCAGTCGAAACTGAAGATCCTCAAAATAAGTATTTGCTTACTAAACTGCCGCAGGTCGCCGCCTTTAAGACATTTCGTATATCTGGATCGAAAGCCAATGTTCATGCTCCGGCTGCATTTTCGGAAGGCGCAATTCACGCCCTTCGGGAATGTGTTTTGTGTCGATCGGCGCCCGCCTTCCTTGGGCGCAAGGCGTTCCGATCACCGATCTATCCGCACCAAAAGGCGAAAGTAATGACAATTCAAACAACAAGTCCCTCACAAGCGGTTGTGACATCTGTCGGTGGTGTTTCCAACGGGGGTACTGAAAACAGCGCAAGGCCAGTGATCGCGGGCTTCGCTGACGTTGGAACAACCGTGAATGTCTATGACGGCGTAAGGCTGCTGGGTACTGCCGTAGTTGGAACCGACGGTACGTGGTCGCTCACTCCTGGCATCGACCTCAAGAATGCGGTGCATTCCTTCTTCGCAATCGCAGTCGATTCCGCGGGCAACTGGGGTGCTTCATCGGAACCCGCGCGCATTGTGGTGGCGGCGCCCGTGGCTGTTGCGGCTACCGCGCACGAAGTCAGCGGTTTATCCGAGGCTGCCAGCACGATCACCAGCGAAACTGCAAGCGGTCTGCAAGGCGTGCGGGCGTTAAGCCTGGCCGGCGACACCCATGTTGTTGCGCAGGATCAAGGTGTGCTGACCCAGGGGCAGCACATGGCTTCAGGCGTGAGCAACGCGAATGGCGCAGTCAGCGGCCATGACGCGGTGGACCTCGTAGCGAAGCCGGCAGCGTACTCAACGCAATTGGCCGAGCATATTGACGGAGGCCACGGTATGGCAGCCGGCACGCAACACTCGACGAGCGATCATCAGCTTGTGGATTTTGTTTTGTTATCCGAAAAGATTGCGGCGGTGAAGGTCTCGGGTATGGACGTAAGTGAGCTGGGCGGTACTGCGAACACGTTGAAGCCCTCGTTGACGGACGTGCTGGACCAGGGCGAAACCGATCTGTTCCAGAAGGGCGGCAAGCAGCAGATCATGCTGAACGGTATGGATGGCGACAAGGTGGATCTGTCGAACCCGCACATTGCCGGCCTTGCAGAAGGCGAGTGGCAGCAGCACGGCACGGCGCAAGCGGGCGGCGTCACGTACAACGTGTACGAGTACGCAGGTGCGCATACCGATTTGCTGGTGCAGCAAGGCGTGCAGATCGTCGTACATTGACGGTGGACACTCGCTCGCGCTCGAGACAGGCGAGCCGGTGAAAGCACAGGTATGAAACGAGCCGTTCCTGACTTCCGGAACGGCTTCTTTTTGAAACGTCGCCTGTGCAAGGCGTGTTTTATGGACCGCGAGTGCGTAATTTTCTATTGCAGGGTTCGAGTGGATTGGCTTGCGCCGAATGGGTAAGTTAGCGATTTGACCGGCGTGCGACCAGCGGTTGGCCGGGTGATGGATTGGCGACGACCCCGCGTATGAATTGTCTAGCGGGACTTGCAGGTTATTCACACACCGTTTTTCCACCTGAAGGGATCGAACAAATGGCCTCCGCGCATGAAGTGATTTATCTTGCGGTGATTACAGACGTGGACGGCGTGGGTAACGGCGGCGTCATCGAAAATGAAAAGCCGCTGATTTCGGGCAGGGCCGACCCGTTCGCGACTATCGATGTGCATGACGGCACGGCCTTGCTCGGCGTGGCAGCGGCGAATGGACAGGGCGGTTGGACGCTGCAACTCTCCAGTCCACTCTTTGACGGCGTTCACGATCTCTCCGCTACGCAGGACACTGGCTACGGCGTAAGAAGCGTTGCAAGCTATTTCGCGGTTACGGTGAAGGCGTTGGAGGGGGCGCCTATGTCCGCGGACGACGCTTTTGCGCCGGCCACGGCCACGAGCGCGTCCGGGGGCAGCGGGGAACCAGGCGTGCCGTTTTTTCCACCGAATGTGTTCAACTCGCGCCGTGGGGCAGCGGTGAGCAACGCCGCTGATACGTATTCTGCCAATCCCGGCGATGCGCAAGCGTTGGCTATCTCAGCCCTTTCAGCCGATGCGTCTTCTGCTGACCCGCACGCTTGAGGACGTCAGATCAAGATTGAAGATCGAATGAGGGAGGGGCATCGTCATGATGACGTCTTCCGCGGGTCTTCGGACGCTCGACCAAAAGCGCGTTGAATAGGACTTCACGCGCGACGAGCATGCCGCAACTTGGCAGTTTCGACCTCGGCGTCACCTTGTACCGACCGGCTCGGATCTAGCCGCTGTCCTTCCCCGCACGCCCCGCCC includes:
- a CDS encoding Ig-like domain-containing protein; translated protein: MTIQTTSPSQAVVTSVGGVSNGGTENSARPVIAGFADVGTTVNVYDGVRLLGTAVVGTDGTWSLTPGIDLKNAVHSFFAIAVDSAGNWGASSEPARIVVAAPVAVAATAHEVSGLSEAASTITSETASGLQGVRALSLAGDTHVVAQDQGVLTQGQHMASGVSNANGAVSGHDAVDLVAKPAAYSTQLAEHIDGGHGMAAGTQHSTSDHQLVDFVLLSEKIAAVKVSGMDVSELGGTANTLKPSLTDVLDQGETDLFQKGGKQQIMLNGMDGDKVDLSNPHIAGLAEGEWQQHGTAQAGGVTYNVYEYAGAHTDLLVQQGVQIVVH
- a CDS encoding Ig-like domain-containing protein produces the protein MASAHEVIYLAVITDVDGVGNGGVIENEKPLISGRADPFATIDVHDGTALLGVAAANGQGGWTLQLSSPLFDGVHDLSATQDTGYGVRSVASYFAVTVKALEGAPMSADDAFAPATATSASGGSGEPGVPFFPPNVFNSRRGAAVSNAADTYSANPGDAQALAISALSADASSADPHA